In the candidate division KSB1 bacterium genome, one interval contains:
- a CDS encoding 23S rRNA (uracil(1939)-C(5))-methyltransferase RlmD yields NSDKLGQPSTVIIDPPRAGMHDNVVQGVLKLQPQRIVYVSCNPATFARDAKSLCQVEYELMKVQPVDMFPMTPHIELVSLLKRVED; encoded by the coding sequence ATAATTCGGATAAATTGGGGCAGCCTTCTACAGTCATCATTGATCCGCCAAGAGCAGGTATGCATGATAATGTTGTTCAGGGAGTGCTCAAATTGCAACCACAGAGAATAGTTTATGTCTCCTGTAATCCCGCTACATTTGCACGGGATGCCAAATCTTTGTGCCAGGTAGAATATGAGCTCATGAAAGTGCAGCCGGTGGACATGTTTCCGATGACGCCGCACATTGAATTGGTGAGTCTTTTGAAAAGAGTAGAGGACTAA